In Neorhizobium galegae, the following proteins share a genomic window:
- a CDS encoding sigma-70 family RNA polymerase sigma factor has product MTSAHSEEALKALMLLSLDGDEAAYWRLLNAVRVLLVGYYSRRMAAATKADMEDLVQETLLALHSRRETYDRQRPFTAWFFSIARYKLIDHHRGRGSRMMAETELGEDFESDYNEEGLTARMDVERLLDGLPVKQRELIRQVKLEGQSVADTASRTGQSESAVKVGIHRGLKALAEKLRGGK; this is encoded by the coding sequence ATGACGAGCGCCCATTCGGAAGAAGCCTTGAAGGCCCTGATGCTTCTGTCCCTTGATGGGGACGAGGCAGCCTATTGGCGTTTACTCAACGCGGTGCGCGTCCTGCTTGTCGGATATTACAGCCGCCGAATGGCTGCTGCGACGAAAGCGGACATGGAGGACCTCGTCCAGGAGACATTGCTGGCGCTGCATTCGCGCCGGGAAACCTACGATCGCCAGCGGCCGTTCACCGCCTGGTTCTTCTCGATTGCCCGCTACAAGCTGATTGACCACCATCGCGGCCGCGGTAGCCGGATGATGGCGGAAACGGAGCTCGGCGAGGATTTCGAGAGCGACTACAACGAGGAAGGCCTGACGGCGCGGATGGATGTCGAGCGGCTCCTGGACGGCCTGCCGGTGAAACAGCGGGAATTGATCCGCCAGGTGAAGCTCGAGGGCCAATCCGTGGCGGACACGGCAAGCCGGACCGGCCAATCGGAATCGGCGGTCAAGGTCGGCATTCATAGAGGGCTCAAGGCACTGGCGGAGAAATTGCGAGGCGGAAAGTGA
- a CDS encoding sensor histidine kinase, producing MRLAIFVVPWVVGLGLGVPLLWYQIGANAREPQIRNREETLSQGYDILSRALDRLGRDALFLADLQSRFGETTTRLAPISAEIFQSFAASSPDYAQVRWLDNDGNERLRVNRRSGAEPVVVSSEQLQSKADRPYFRDTIPLPLNGLYFSALDLNIDNGVVEVPHLPTLRVASPVFRNGIKQGIIVINYRATRLLERLKRLDRSVELYLMNQAGYWVQGPNAAANWGWQLGAPTPGAAEAEMLRAINKGDRGLFGSRDGDWNYRRFEPGTGLLTTGEVAEMRAADAALYLLARDSASAIDDQETRGKLILGAIAAILAMVALAVTGRLASGMEAEAEWARQMEDTNKTLRETNEKLNVTQRELARAERLSSLGLMVAGVAHEMNTPLGSAALVLSKAAKDLRLFKERIAAGLRRSDLDLYIADSDTGLDLVREAIHRCTALVQRFKQVAVDRATLERRDIDLAAFIPDADPRLRKWDASAGIRLTLNLPADLVITTYPGPFAQVLSNLLNNSLLHAFDAGKPGMISIDVRRLADQVLIEFTDDGRGINETDIQKIFEPFFSTARHSGGTGLGLHIVHQIVTEVLGGSIAVESPPTGEARGTRFIIRIPRIAPAQAGA from the coding sequence ATGCGGCTTGCCATCTTCGTGGTACCCTGGGTCGTGGGACTTGGCCTCGGCGTTCCATTGCTCTGGTATCAAATCGGCGCGAACGCGCGGGAACCGCAGATCCGCAACAGGGAGGAGACCCTGTCGCAAGGCTACGACATTCTCAGTCGGGCCCTGGACCGGCTTGGCCGCGATGCCCTGTTTCTCGCCGACCTGCAATCGCGCTTCGGCGAAACGACGACTCGGCTTGCTCCGATAAGCGCAGAGATCTTCCAGAGTTTCGCCGCCAGTTCGCCGGACTACGCTCAGGTACGGTGGCTGGATAATGACGGCAATGAACGGCTGCGCGTCAACCGCCGCAGCGGCGCAGAACCGGTGGTCGTCAGCAGCGAGCAGCTGCAGAGCAAGGCGGACAGGCCCTATTTTCGCGATACGATTCCGCTGCCGCTGAACGGCCTGTATTTCTCTGCCCTCGATCTGAACATCGACAACGGCGTGGTCGAGGTCCCCCATCTGCCGACATTGCGCGTTGCAAGCCCTGTCTTCCGCAACGGGATCAAGCAGGGCATCATCGTCATCAACTATCGTGCCACGCGATTGCTCGAACGCCTGAAGCGCCTCGACAGGAGTGTCGAGCTCTATCTGATGAACCAGGCCGGATACTGGGTCCAGGGTCCAAATGCGGCCGCGAACTGGGGCTGGCAGCTCGGAGCCCCAACGCCCGGCGCGGCTGAGGCGGAGATGTTGCGGGCGATAAACAAGGGGGACAGAGGGCTTTTCGGCAGCAGGGACGGAGATTGGAACTACCGTCGCTTCGAGCCCGGTACGGGCCTGCTGACAACCGGGGAGGTCGCGGAAATGCGCGCCGCGGATGCCGCTCTCTACCTGCTCGCCCGTGACTCGGCGAGTGCGATCGATGACCAGGAAACGAGGGGGAAACTCATTCTCGGCGCGATCGCCGCAATCCTCGCCATGGTGGCGCTTGCGGTAACCGGCCGCCTGGCCAGCGGCATGGAGGCCGAGGCGGAATGGGCGCGGCAAATGGAGGACACGAACAAGACGCTGCGCGAGACCAATGAAAAACTGAACGTGACCCAGCGGGAACTTGCGCGGGCCGAACGGCTGTCGTCGCTGGGCCTGATGGTTGCCGGCGTCGCCCACGAGATGAACACGCCGCTTGGAAGTGCGGCACTCGTGCTCAGCAAGGCCGCCAAGGATCTCAGGCTTTTCAAGGAACGGATTGCAGCTGGGCTGCGCCGCTCGGATCTCGACCTCTATATCGCAGACAGCGATACCGGCCTCGATCTGGTGCGTGAGGCCATCCACCGGTGCACCGCGCTGGTTCAACGTTTCAAACAGGTTGCGGTCGACCGCGCGACGCTGGAGCGACGGGATATCGATCTCGCCGCATTCATTCCCGATGCCGATCCGCGCCTGCGCAAATGGGACGCCAGCGCCGGCATCAGGCTGACTCTGAACCTGCCTGCTGATCTGGTGATCACCACCTATCCGGGACCGTTTGCCCAGGTCTTGTCGAACCTCCTCAACAATTCGCTGCTGCATGCCTTCGATGCGGGCAAACCCGGCATGATCAGCATCGATGTCCGCAGACTGGCAGACCAGGTCCTCATCGAATTCACCGACGACGGTCGCGGCATAAACGAAACGGATATCCAGAAGATATTCGAACCCTTCTTTTCCACGGCCCGTCACAGCGGCGGTACCGGCCTCGGGCTGCATATCGTCCACCAGATCGTCACCGAAGTTCTCGGCGGATCGATCGCCGTCGAGAGCCCGCCCACCGGCGAGGCCCGCGGCACCCGCTTCATCATCCGGATTCCGAGAATTGCTCCGGCACAGGCGGGAGCCTAA
- a CDS encoding phasin, producing MAYKNDDIFSFSALDPSKMTEGFRDFAEKGATQSREAYAKMKAAAEEATKTVESTMQTAQSGSVELGLKAIDALRTNAEISLTHMEKLLGVKSFAELIELQTGFIRKQAEITVEQAKSMQDTARKIVEDVTKPGKEAAEKVMTTFKAA from the coding sequence ATGGCTTACAAGAACGACGATATCTTTTCCTTCTCCGCTCTCGATCCGTCCAAGATGACCGAAGGCTTCCGCGACTTCGCCGAAAAGGGTGCCACCCAGTCTCGCGAAGCCTATGCTAAGATGAAAGCTGCTGCCGAGGAAGCCACCAAGACGGTGGAATCCACAATGCAGACCGCTCAGTCCGGCTCTGTCGAACTCGGCCTCAAGGCGATCGACGCTCTGCGCACCAATGCCGAAATCTCGCTGACCCACATGGAAAAGCTGCTCGGTGTGAAGTCCTTTGCCGAACTGATCGAACTGCAGACCGGTTTCATCCGCAAGCAGGCTGAAATCACGGTTGAGCAGGCCAAGTCCATGCAGGACACCGCCCGCAAGATCGTCGAAGACGTGACGAAGCCCGGCAAGGAAGCCGCTGAAAAGGTCATGACGACCTTCAAGGCTGCCTAA
- a CDS encoding NrsF family protein, producing MRKTDDIIDSLVGDLKPVPRHALARRFATGVLPALAMSLVLMLATLGFRIDMAEALMLPVFWIKSAYNVLLAITAFLAAYHLARPDGSRGRFFQFAAAIVAIMAVVAVGQLMMSPAETYRSLIIGSSALHCPLLIFLFALPVLAGNVWVLRRGAPTDLRLTGFIAGIAAGAAGAWVYSWFCTENGMPFVLIWYSLGILLAGILGSLLGPRLLRW from the coding sequence GTGAGAAAGACGGACGACATCATCGACAGCCTGGTAGGCGACCTGAAGCCGGTGCCGCGGCATGCGCTGGCACGGCGCTTCGCGACCGGCGTCCTGCCGGCGCTCGCCATGTCGCTGGTGCTGATGCTGGCGACCCTCGGCTTTCGCATAGACATGGCGGAAGCTCTGATGTTGCCGGTGTTCTGGATCAAGTCCGCCTATAACGTGTTGTTGGCGATCACCGCGTTCCTTGCCGCCTACCATCTGGCGCGGCCCGACGGTTCCAGGGGGCGGTTCTTCCAGTTCGCGGCGGCGATCGTCGCGATCATGGCTGTGGTTGCGGTCGGCCAGCTGATGATGTCGCCGGCTGAGACCTACCGTTCCTTGATCATCGGATCGTCAGCGCTGCATTGCCCTCTGCTGATCTTCCTCTTTGCGCTTCCGGTGCTTGCCGGGAACGTCTGGGTGCTTCGCCGCGGCGCGCCGACGGACCTGCGGCTTACCGGCTTCATCGCCGGCATCGCGGCGGGCGCTGCCGGTGCCTGGGTCTATTCCTGGTTCTGCACCGAGAACGGCATGCCTTTCGTGCTCATCTGGTATTCGCTCGGCATCCTGCTGGCAGGCATTCTCGGCTCGCTTCTGGGACCTCGGCTGCTGCGCTGGTGA
- a CDS encoding cytochrome b/b6 domain-containing protein, with product MATIDAGVATGRPVIYRHSLLVRLSHWINVFCMTVLLFSGLQIFNAHPSLYWGQYGADNDPSFISMEAVQDGDRAEGLTHVGSLTFNTTGFLGLSEVDGEATERGFPDWLTIPSYQDLASGRRWHFFFAWLFVINGFIYLAYGLFSRHFRRDLLPARGELMPAHIGHEIVNHARLRFPKGPEARHYNTLQKLTYVAVIFLLLPLMILTGLTMSPGFNAVAPWLLDVFGGRQSARTIHFLTAFSLTAFVVVHVAMVILSGVFNNLRSMITGYYAIDQGDTKGDKQ from the coding sequence ATGGCCACGATCGATGCTGGCGTTGCAACCGGCCGGCCGGTCATCTACCGCCACAGCCTGCTGGTGCGCCTGTCGCACTGGATAAACGTGTTCTGCATGACCGTGCTGCTGTTCAGCGGCCTGCAGATATTCAACGCCCATCCGTCTCTCTATTGGGGCCAGTATGGTGCCGACAACGATCCCTCCTTCATTTCCATGGAGGCGGTCCAGGATGGCGACAGGGCTGAGGGCCTCACCCATGTGGGTTCGCTCACCTTCAATACGACCGGGTTTCTCGGCCTCTCCGAAGTGGACGGCGAGGCGACCGAACGAGGGTTCCCCGACTGGCTGACGATCCCGAGCTATCAGGACCTCGCAAGCGGCCGACGATGGCATTTCTTCTTTGCGTGGCTGTTCGTCATCAACGGCTTCATCTATCTCGCCTATGGATTGTTCAGCCGTCATTTCCGCCGCGATCTTCTGCCGGCCCGGGGTGAGCTGATGCCTGCCCATATCGGCCACGAAATCGTCAATCACGCCCGGCTGCGGTTTCCGAAAGGGCCGGAGGCGCGGCACTACAACACGCTGCAGAAGCTCACCTACGTCGCGGTGATCTTCCTGCTCCTGCCGCTGATGATCCTCACCGGGCTCACCATGTCGCCCGGCTTCAATGCCGTGGCACCCTGGTTGCTCGATGTCTTCGGCGGCCGCCAATCCGCCCGTACGATCCATTTCCTCACGGCGTTTTCGCTGACTGCCTTCGTGGTGGTCCACGTCGCGATGGTGATCCTGTCGGGCGTCTTCAACAATCTGCGTTCGATGATCACCGGCTATTACGCCATCGACCAAGGGGACACAAAGGGAGACAAGCAATGA
- a CDS encoding molybdopterin-binding protein, with protein sequence MSRILTRRRFLIGATMAASALGLSGCDALVESDRTKSVLKIAEGFSMKTQRFLLGDNALAREFTEADLSPVFRANGTSMPDNPQYLDWMNRQFSTWKLEIGGLVDKPMQLSLAELKVLPARTQITRHDCVEGWSAIGKWTGVPLGALLKTVGLKPEARYIVFHCADEYEKSLDGSGWYYESIDLVDAFHPQTILAHTMNGRDLEVAHGAPLRLRVERQLGYKQAKYLTRIEAVADLGRLYGGNGGFWEDRGYEWYAGI encoded by the coding sequence ATGAGCCGCATCCTCACCCGCCGCCGCTTCCTGATCGGCGCGACCATGGCGGCCTCGGCGCTCGGCCTCAGCGGCTGCGACGCGCTCGTCGAAAGCGACCGGACGAAATCCGTCCTCAAGATCGCCGAAGGGTTTTCGATGAAGACGCAGCGCTTCCTGCTCGGTGACAACGCGCTGGCGCGCGAGTTCACGGAGGCGGATTTGTCCCCGGTCTTCCGCGCCAACGGCACCAGCATGCCGGACAATCCGCAATATCTCGACTGGATGAACCGGCAGTTCTCCACCTGGAAGCTGGAAATCGGCGGCCTGGTCGACAAGCCGATGCAGCTGTCGCTTGCCGAACTGAAGGTCCTGCCGGCCCGCACCCAGATCACCCGGCACGACTGCGTCGAAGGCTGGAGCGCCATCGGCAAATGGACCGGCGTGCCGCTCGGCGCTCTGCTCAAGACGGTCGGCCTGAAGCCGGAAGCCCGCTACATCGTCTTCCATTGTGCCGACGAATACGAGAAGTCGCTCGACGGCAGTGGCTGGTACTACGAGAGCATCGACCTGGTGGATGCCTTCCATCCGCAGACCATCCTCGCCCACACGATGAACGGCCGGGACCTCGAAGTCGCGCATGGCGCTCCACTGCGGCTGCGTGTCGAGCGCCAGCTCGGCTACAAGCAGGCGAAATATCTGACCCGCATCGAGGCGGTGGCCGATCTCGGCCGGCTTTATGGCGGCAACGGCGGCTTCTGGGAGGATCGCGGTTACGAATGGTATGCCGGGATCTGA
- a CDS encoding pentapeptide MXKDX repeat protein — protein MTKLLSSLAACTFVVGLSLAGAANAQSSMNSDAMKKDSMKTDAMKPDAMKKDSMATGSTKTDCMHKAGMEKDAMKKSDMMKACDAMK, from the coding sequence ATGACCAAGCTTCTTTCCAGCCTCGCAGCCTGCACCTTCGTTGTCGGCCTTTCGCTTGCCGGGGCGGCGAACGCCCAGAGCAGCATGAACTCCGACGCGATGAAGAAGGACTCCATGAAGACCGACGCCATGAAACCGGATGCTATGAAGAAGGACTCGATGGCGACGGGCAGCACCAAGACCGACTGCATGCACAAGGCCGGCATGGAAAAGGACGCGATGAAGAAGTCTGACATGATGAAGGCCTGCGACGCGATGAAGTGA
- a CDS encoding EAL domain-containing protein, with protein sequence MQRAPVHERSGIASVTIAVNVSPIQLGRKEFIDELIATTRRYGLSPDRLELEITETVAMEEHQHANNMLSILKSEGFTIAIDDFGTGYSSLTKLRSFEAATLKIDPSFIADLGESSQSDMIVEMIIQLGERMNMRVLAEGVETEQQAEWLRSRKCILAQGYLYARPEPFEQFLARLQNSSVKTV encoded by the coding sequence ATGCAGCGCGCTCCGGTCCATGAGCGAAGCGGGATCGCAAGCGTCACCATCGCCGTCAATGTCTCGCCGATACAGCTTGGACGAAAGGAATTCATAGACGAACTGATCGCCACCACGCGCCGTTATGGCCTGTCGCCGGATCGGCTGGAACTGGAAATTACCGAGACGGTCGCGATGGAAGAGCACCAACACGCCAATAACATGCTCTCCATTCTCAAAAGCGAAGGTTTCACGATCGCCATCGACGATTTCGGCACCGGCTATTCTTCGCTGACGAAGTTACGGTCGTTCGAGGCCGCCACGCTCAAGATCGACCCGTCTTTCATCGCCGATCTCGGAGAGTCCAGCCAGAGTGACATGATCGTCGAGATGATCATTCAGCTTGGCGAGCGCATGAACATGCGAGTTCTCGCCGAGGGTGTCGAGACCGAGCAGCAGGCGGAATGGCTGCGGTCGAGAAAATGCATCCTGGCGCAGGGTTATCTCTACGCTCGCCCGGAGCCCTTCGAGCAATTCCTGGCGCGGTTGCAAAACTCGTCGGTCAAGACGGTGTAG
- a CDS encoding ATP-binding protein, with the protein MSAVQYPFIDIAVHERVRDRFAAGEAIVLFSPDMQSPLWANGRGADLFGFGSIYDFLDQGPNRVDIAFRQIEAAARQLGEVGDIRNLTIRVASGFQRIPVQAICELVQVQGETAVLFSAPVERGRLAPSASAARMIEGFDDPDTHMAVIDENGEVLAASAEFAGLGVSVQTAKMMATMAGADPSRLVKRPIPTSKGYLPAAIGKLSNEPALHLLFTVETEQGRAAVANGYEPRDEAPTLAEDDQANAAIGEDTKEPTANSDTEHFTVEAEPVDDFAEVIAAVSEIEDTEDPEEEISLEAGEDVAPVQSAAFEEPAEEVAPENAVPTADVEALSPADGIETAEALVSPTAVEETSAAQLETVEAAPAAAETAASEPAGFVFRGDGRATRFVWKIDAEGRFREVSSEFADAVGPHAADINGMAFTDLAALFHLDPEGKITELLQKRDTWSGKTIWWPIEGTSLMVPVDLAALPTYTRTREFDGFRGFGIVRIGDAAEDPNAVGLTLTRAVPEDVAEAETETVFESYEVPVDAPELVAEDGLSVGQGEAEDAPTEILETEEPAAETGSAEDAIAGSSTYDEPADEASVTEELEVAEDAEQPAAAEDISADAAPSEDLLPEPAPEDAPQASKSGRQIPSLLDWPAGERPALRIVENAGRRHSDKVIQLEERRSNRRDGLTPVEQAAFREIARQLDNFVGRRNEEKTPETPAEAEVPAVEQTEPSAIEPVQLEHEAVHEEPVAPVLEEISEEEAIAFGEDANKAFADGPIELTEETEAPVEAPADPHPELSDRELLSQMIPVRERIGLSAEIVDQMPVALLVHSGDTLIYGNPEFLRLTGYASIDELAEVGGLDALLQRQDLEGKTTEAGGMVVVRADDVLVPVTARLQSVRWDNSTVLMLALMPVVAETQGSTEDGEAAAVIPLRAPRAADQLAKLQVEVTELRAILETATDGVVIIGADGDIRSLNRAASALFNYDNEEINGKPFVTLFAHESQRAILDYLAGLAGHGVASVLNDGREVIGREASGGFLPLFMTIGKLTSSNGYCAVIRDITQWKRTEDELRAAKRAAETANAHKSEFLAHVSHEIRTPLNAIIGFADMMASERFGQIGHARYVEYANDISRSGRHVLDIVNDLLDISKIEAGEMELDFVAVGLNEAVSEAVSLVQPQANGQRVIIRTALSHAVPQVVADPRSIKQIVLNILSNAIRFTPSGGQIVVSTAYETNGNVVLRVRDTGIGMTRSELELAMKPFRQVASASRKRGDGTGLGLPLTKAMVDANRAAFAITSAPNEGTLVEITFPSPRVLAN; encoded by the coding sequence ATGTCCGCAGTTCAATACCCGTTCATCGACATTGCCGTGCACGAGCGCGTCCGCGATCGTTTTGCGGCAGGCGAAGCGATCGTGCTGTTTTCTCCGGACATGCAAAGCCCTCTCTGGGCGAACGGGCGCGGCGCCGATCTTTTCGGTTTCGGCTCCATCTACGATTTCCTCGACCAGGGTCCCAACCGCGTCGATATCGCCTTCCGTCAGATCGAAGCGGCCGCGCGCCAGCTCGGCGAAGTCGGCGACATCCGCAACCTGACGATCCGCGTCGCCTCCGGTTTCCAGCGCATTCCCGTGCAGGCGATCTGCGAGCTTGTCCAGGTCCAGGGCGAAACGGCCGTGCTGTTTAGCGCGCCGGTGGAACGGGGCAGGCTCGCGCCTTCGGCCTCTGCTGCCCGGATGATCGAAGGCTTCGACGATCCCGATACGCATATGGCGGTGATCGACGAAAACGGTGAGGTGCTTGCCGCCTCGGCCGAGTTCGCGGGGCTTGGCGTTTCCGTGCAGACGGCCAAGATGATGGCGACCATGGCGGGCGCCGATCCGAGCCGCCTCGTCAAGCGCCCGATCCCGACCTCCAAGGGCTACCTGCCGGCTGCCATCGGAAAGCTCTCCAACGAACCGGCCCTGCATCTCCTGTTCACGGTCGAGACGGAACAGGGCCGCGCCGCCGTGGCTAACGGGTATGAGCCCCGCGACGAGGCACCGACGCTCGCCGAAGACGATCAGGCGAATGCCGCGATCGGCGAGGACACCAAGGAACCCACTGCGAACAGCGACACCGAGCACTTCACGGTCGAGGCCGAGCCGGTCGACGATTTTGCCGAGGTGATCGCCGCTGTCTCCGAAATCGAGGATACGGAAGACCCGGAAGAAGAAATTTCGCTTGAAGCCGGCGAGGATGTCGCGCCCGTTCAGTCCGCTGCCTTCGAGGAACCGGCGGAAGAGGTCGCGCCTGAAAATGCCGTGCCGACCGCGGACGTCGAGGCCCTTTCCCCCGCTGACGGGATCGAGACGGCCGAGGCGCTGGTTTCCCCAACCGCGGTCGAGGAAACTTCTGCTGCCCAACTGGAGACAGTGGAGGCGGCGCCCGCAGCCGCCGAAACCGCCGCGTCGGAACCGGCTGGTTTCGTCTTTCGCGGCGACGGGCGCGCGACCCGCTTCGTCTGGAAGATCGATGCGGAAGGCCGGTTCAGGGAAGTTTCGAGCGAATTTGCCGATGCCGTCGGCCCACACGCCGCCGATATCAACGGCATGGCCTTTACGGATCTAGCCGCCCTCTTCCATCTCGATCCCGAGGGCAAGATCACCGAACTGCTCCAAAAGCGCGATACATGGTCCGGCAAGACGATCTGGTGGCCGATCGAGGGCACGTCGCTGATGGTGCCGGTCGATCTCGCCGCGCTGCCGACCTATACCCGCACCCGCGAGTTCGACGGTTTTCGCGGCTTCGGCATCGTGCGCATCGGCGATGCAGCCGAGGATCCGAATGCCGTCGGCCTGACCCTGACCCGGGCGGTGCCGGAGGATGTGGCCGAAGCGGAAACTGAGACTGTTTTCGAAAGCTACGAGGTTCCCGTCGATGCACCGGAATTGGTGGCAGAAGACGGTCTGTCTGTTGGGCAGGGCGAAGCCGAGGACGCGCCCACCGAAATCCTCGAGACGGAAGAGCCCGCCGCTGAGACCGGCTCCGCAGAGGATGCCATCGCCGGAAGTTCCACATATGACGAACCGGCTGACGAGGCTTCCGTGACCGAAGAGCTGGAAGTCGCTGAAGACGCCGAGCAGCCGGCTGCCGCCGAAGACATATCCGCCGATGCGGCGCCATCCGAAGACCTGCTGCCGGAGCCGGCGCCAGAGGATGCGCCGCAGGCGTCCAAGTCGGGGCGGCAGATCCCGTCGCTGCTCGATTGGCCGGCCGGCGAACGCCCGGCACTGCGGATCGTCGAAAATGCCGGCCGCCGCCATTCCGACAAGGTCATCCAGCTGGAAGAGCGTCGCTCCAACCGCCGCGACGGATTGACACCCGTCGAACAGGCGGCTTTCCGCGAAATCGCCCGCCAGCTCGATAATTTCGTCGGTCGCCGCAACGAGGAAAAGACGCCGGAGACTCCGGCCGAGGCGGAGGTGCCTGCCGTCGAACAGACGGAGCCGAGCGCGATAGAACCGGTTCAGCTCGAGCATGAGGCTGTGCACGAGGAACCCGTCGCGCCTGTTTTGGAAGAGATTTCCGAGGAAGAGGCGATCGCCTTCGGCGAAGACGCGAACAAGGCTTTTGCCGACGGGCCGATCGAGCTCACCGAAGAGACGGAAGCCCCTGTGGAGGCTCCGGCCGACCCGCATCCGGAGCTTTCCGACCGCGAACTGTTGAGCCAGATGATACCGGTTCGCGAACGCATCGGCCTTTCCGCGGAGATTGTCGACCAGATGCCGGTGGCGCTTCTCGTCCACAGCGGCGACACCCTGATCTATGGCAATCCCGAATTCCTGCGGCTGACCGGCTATGCCTCGATCGACGAGCTGGCGGAAGTCGGCGGCCTCGATGCGCTGCTGCAGCGGCAGGACCTCGAAGGCAAGACAACGGAAGCCGGCGGCATGGTCGTGGTGCGCGCCGACGATGTGCTAGTGCCGGTGACGGCGCGCCTGCAGTCCGTCCGCTGGGACAATTCCACTGTTCTCATGTTGGCGCTGATGCCGGTCGTGGCCGAGACCCAAGGTTCCACCGAGGATGGCGAAGCGGCGGCGGTCATTCCGTTGCGCGCGCCCCGCGCCGCCGACCAACTCGCCAAGCTGCAGGTCGAGGTAACCGAACTGCGCGCCATCCTCGAAACGGCCACCGACGGCGTGGTGATCATCGGCGCGGATGGCGACATCCGCTCCCTGAACCGGGCGGCGAGCGCGCTCTTCAACTACGACAATGAAGAGATCAACGGCAAACCTTTCGTCACCCTGTTCGCCCATGAGAGCCAGCGGGCGATCCTTGATTATCTCGCAGGCCTTGCCGGCCATGGCGTGGCGAGCGTTCTCAACGACGGCCGCGAAGTCATCGGCCGAGAGGCTTCCGGCGGCTTTCTGCCGCTGTTCATGACGATTGGCAAATTGACCTCCTCGAACGGCTATTGCGCAGTCATCCGCGACATCACCCAGTGGAAGCGCACCGAGGACGAGCTGCGCGCCGCCAAGCGTGCTGCCGAGACCGCAAACGCCCACAAGAGCGAGTTCCTCGCCCATGTGAGCCACGAAATCCGCACACCGCTCAACGCGATCATCGGCTTTGCCGACATGATGGCAAGCGAACGTTTCGGCCAGATCGGCCATGCGCGTTATGTGGAATATGCCAACGACATCAGCCGCTCCGGCCGGCATGTGCTCGATATCGTCAACGACCTTCTCGATATTTCCAAGATCGAGGCCGGCGAGATGGAGCTTGATTTCGTCGCGGTCGGCCTGAACGAGGCGGTGTCGGAAGCCGTCTCGCTGGTGCAGCCGCAGGCAAACGGCCAGCGGGTGATCATCCGCACGGCCCTCTCGCATGCCGTGCCGCAGGTGGTCGCCGATCCGCGCTCGATCAAGCAGATCGTGCTGAACATCCTGTCGAACGCCATCCGCTTCACGCCCTCCGGCGGTCAGATCGTCGTGTCCACCGCCTACGAGACCAATGGCAACGTGGTCCTTCGCGTCCGCGATACCGGCATCGGCATGACCCGCTCGGAGCTGGAGCTTGCGATGAAGCCGTTCCGCCAGGTTGCGAGCGCCTCCCGCAAGCGTGGCGACGGCACGGGCCTCGGTCTGCCGCTGACCAAGGCGATGGTCGATGCAAACCGCGCCGCCTTCGCGATCACGTCCGCACCGAACGAAGGCACGCTGGTTGAAATCACCTTCCCTTCACCGCGGGTTCTGGCGAACTGA